In candidate division KSB1 bacterium, the DNA window CGTTGCAATTTCTCCAAGGGCAGTCGGGTTTCCGTTCTCACTCCATTCATAGCTCACGATTGAACCGTCGGGATCGTAACTACCCGAACCATCCAGGGTGACTGTTTCAATCCCGTCATCTCCCTTATCCGGGATAGACTGATGGCCGCCGGCGTCAGCAATCGGTCCTACATTAGCGCTATGGACGATTACAACATCGTCAATCAGGATCTGGGTGGTTTCACTTGCCGTGGTCTTCTTATTATTAAAACCGCCAATTGTGAGAGTATGGGTGCCAGTCGTTAAAGAGCCTAGATAAATAAAAGCCTGTTTCCAGCCGGTGGTTTCAGAACCACCGCCGTTACCATCACCTACAATAGTATCCACATAGTCATTAGATGCCGTTCCATAAAGTGTGCCATTTATACTTAGAAGCACCTGGCTCACTTCGTCGGTTTCATAATCCGGAGATTGAATCAGGTTATAGCGAAAAATGACCACTACATTATTTTGGGAATTTACAACAAAACTGCGTCGCCAACCACCCGACATATTTAGTATATCATTTCCGTTGATTCCCCCCAGGTCGACCTGAAGCGCTCCCCCACTAAAACCACCATTGTTTATGTGAATACCAGATGCATATGCAGGTTGATTCGTTGCGCGAAAGGCGTCATCAACATAAGTAAAGCCGTCCGTGCCAGTATCAAAATGAGCCTCCAAAATATTCCCCTGGAAGGCATAAGTTGTAGTGGAGATAAAATGAAGGATTATCAATAGAAATGTTTTTCCAAAATACCGGCAAAAGATTTTTTTAGCAATTGTCATATGTATTCGTCCAGTTGTTAAAGCTCATATTGAAATAATTATACTCGCATATAATCCTTTTTCTGAGTAGGAGATCCATGGATTCATTCCGAATATGTATCTCAGATAACCTGAGACATTCAACTCCAAATAGTTTAATCTCTAATCCATGATCTTGCATTAAAATATTCATGATTTTAAAAAATATAACAATGAAATTAAATATCAATTCCAAATAAAAATACTGAAAATGAGGTTTGCTTTTATACTAAAAACTAATTATGGGAATCAGAGGAATATTGATTGACAATTAAAACCATGCGAATTATTTTTCGGTATAGAACAGAACAGCAAGAGGTGTTTATTAAATGAGAAATACTATAAATAAACGACATCGATAGATCATTCATTTATGCTTTATGACAAAAGAATCTTCTAAAGAAAAGCACTGCCTGAATTGCGGGGAAGTTTTAACAAAGGATTACTGTGGGAATTGCGGTCAAAAACGAACCCACCTGAATGTTCCTTTCAAGCACTTATTATCCGATTTCCTGGGAAACGTGTTTACTTTCGATGCGAAGTTTTTCCGTACGTTTGTGCCGTTATTAACCAAACCGGGATTGTTGACCGTCAGGTTTAATGCCGGCCAACGTGTTCGTTATGTTTCTCCATTTAGACTCTATCTTTTCATCAGCGTGATATTCTTTTTCACATTAGCCCTTTCGGATGTGAAACTTTTTAAAGTTACTAAAATGCCAAAGGCTCAAGATACGGATGCAACAGTCCAGCCAAATACAGAAACCAGGACAGACCCGGTTGCACCGGACACAAGTGAAGTGCAGTTGAAAGAGGATTCAGAGCGGGAAAGGTCGACTTCTAAATCCCTCAAGAATAAATTCTTTATAAATTTAAAAAAGGCGAACGAAAACCCCGAATTGGTCAATGCAATTCTGGTTCGTCGATTACCGCAACTGATGTTCCTCATGGTGCCTGTATTTGCTTTATTTGTGAAATTGATGTATTGGCGATCCGACCCATTCTATGTCAATCATTTGGTTTTTGGACTGTATTTTCATTCGTTTGCATTTTTGATCCTGTTTGTCATGAAATTGTTTTTCATGATTAGCCATAAACCGATCGTTATGTTGTTGGCATTTGCTATACCGGTTTACTTATTCCTTAGCCTGAAACGGGTGTACAGCCAGTCCATAGTGATGACAATTTCAAAACTCCTGGTTTTACTTGTCTGTTACATCGTGGTGGTTTTTGTCTCAATAATTTTTGTGGCTTTTGGTACTATTCTTCTGTATGAGTAAGAAAATTTTGGCAATTTTATAATGAACTTGCTTGAAATTATCGGCTATCTGGCAACCGTGTTAATTGCAATTTCTCTAATGATGAAATCAATGGTGAAGCTGCGTTGGATCAATCTTTTCGGGGCATCTACTTTTGCAACCTACGGATACCTGATTGACGCGTATCCGGTACTGGTATTAAATGGATCTATCACGATTATTGATATTATTTACTTATTTCAGATGTATTACAAGAAAGATTATTTTGAAATATTTCAAGTTAAATCCTTTCAAGCTTCAGCATTTTTTCAACGTTTTCTGGAATACCATGATGAGGATATCAGGCATTTTTTCCCTGGTGTAGATTATAACAAGCTAAAAGATCCACTGGTATTTGTTGTTTCAAGGAATATGATGCCGGTCGGAATATTTATCGGCGAGCCAAGAGGCAAAGGTGTTCTTGAAGTAATTGTGGAATATGTTATTCCGGATTACCGCGATCTGAAAAATGCTTTTTACATTTATGAAAATAAGGAGGAGCATTTTTTGAAACACGGCTTTAGGGAGTTACTGGTTAAGACAAACGTGCCTGAACACATCCGGTTTGTAAAAAAGATTGGTTTTAAACCTGACAAACAAAAGGGAAGTGACTGGTATAAGATGGAGCTTGATTGATGGGGTATGTCATTCGATTTTTATTTAAAAGTGATAGGATAAATATTTTTGATGTGATCGAATTAAATTATATTATCGATTCAGAAAAATCAAAATGTTTTATCTCTGCAAAGAATTAAACACCACCCTCTAACCCCTCACCTTATAAAAAACCACATCCCCATCTTCTACAAGATAATCCCTTCCGTGCACCGCAATTAAGCCGAGTTCCCGCAAAGCATGCTCGGAGCCTTGTTCTTCAAGATCTGCAATCTTCATCACTTCGGCGCGGATGAAGCCTTCTTCGAAATCGCTGTGAATCTTACCGGCGGCCTGTTGCACATTGGTGCCGGCTGGAACAGTCCAGGCATGGGTTTCGTTTTCATTGGCAGTAAAAAATGTGATGAGATGCAACAGTTCATATCCCGCCCGCACCAGTTTTTGCAAACTGGTTTCATCCAGGCCGAGTTCCTGCAAAAATAGTTCCTGGCTTTCGGGGTCTAACTGGGATATTTCAGCCTGGGCCTTGCAGCTGATTTGTAAGACACCCGCGTTTTTCCCCCGGGCAAATTCGAATAATGATTTCACAAACGGGCTGTCGGTAAGATGGTCTTCATCGACATTGGCAATATAGAGAATGGGTTTGTTGGATAGCACGCCAAGAGATTTGAGCAAGCCGAATGTGTACTCATCCAATTTTAATTCATTGATCATCTTTTCTTCATTGATTTCATCCAGAATTGCTTCAAGGATTTCTTTTTCTTTTCTGGCGACTTTATCGCCGGCTCTGGACGTGCGATTAAGAGTTTGCTTTCTCTTGGTCAGGATTTCAATATCCTTCAAAATCAATTCCAGGTTGACGATCTCTACATCCCGTACCGGGTTTAATTCGGATTCTATATGAGCGACATCTTCCTCTTCGAAACAACGGACCACATGTGCCAGGGCATCCACCTGCTGGATATTGCTGAGAAATTGATTGCCGAGCCCCTCCCCTTTACTGGCGCCTTTTACCAGTCCGGCGATATCGATGAAATCCAGGGTCGTCGGCACCGCTTTGGCCGAACCAGAAATTTTCCGGATGATTTCCAAACGTGGATCTTCCAACGGAACGATGCCGTGGTTTGGATCGACGGTACAAAAAGGATAATTTGAAGCAGCTACCTGCTGACTGGTTAAGGCATTAAATAATGTAGATTTACCAACATTTGGCAGGCCGATAATGCCACATTTAAAACCCATGAGGTTACTCCTTTTTGCTCAATTTTTTGGCTTTTTCAACGAACCAATGAATGCGGTCATGAAGCCAACGACCGATGATGGAGTCGCGCCCAAACAAGGCCGCAGCTAGAAGTAAAAATACAATACCTGGTAAAATGGGCAAAAATAAACCGAGAACTCCCAGAACTAATAATAAGAATCCGGCGATCCTGCGAATGGTTTTGCCATATCCGTGCCATTTTGATTTTTCCATTAAAGGGTTTCCCCGCTCAACAGTCGCAGGGCTTCGGTATATTTTGCACTGGTATTCTTTACCACATTGGCAGGTAATTCCGGCACCGGTGGCTGCTTTTCCCAGCCAATGGATTCGAGATAATCCCTGACATATTGCTTGTCAAAACTCATCTGTGCCCGTCCTGGCTGGTACTGATCCATAGGCCAGAAGCGTGAGGAATCCGGAGTCAGCACCTCATCGATGAGATAAATCTCGCCATCCCGTTCTCCAAATTCGAATTTTGTATCTGCGATGATGATCCCTCGCTCTTCGCCATAACTGCGCGCCCAATTGTACACTTCGATACTTCGTTCTTTGACGGTTTGAGACAGCTCTGCGCCGATAATATCGACCATCTGGTCATAAGAGATATTTTCATCATGGCCGGTATCGCTTTTAGTTGACGGTGTAAAGATCGGTTCGGCCAGACGATCCGATTCTTGTAAATTTTGCGGCAATTCGATGCCGCTGATTGCGCCGGTGCGTTTATAATCCTTCCATCCTGAGCCGGATATGTAGCCCCGGACGATACACTCCACCAGCAAGGGTTCGGTCTTAATTACCAGCATGGACCTTTTCTCGAGTTGGTCTTTATACTCAAGACAAACTGAAGGGAATTCGGCAAGCTCTGTGGAGATTAAATGATTTTTTGTGATTTGCTCCGTTTTGCCAAACCAGAATCGGGATAACTGTGTGAGAACCTGTCCTTTTTGTGGAATGCCGTTTGGCATGACAAAGTCAAAAGCGGAGATACGATCGGTTGCAACGATCAGTAATCGATCGCCAAAATCATAAATCTCACGAACTTTACCGCGCCTTAAGAAATTTAGCCTCGGGCAGTTTAATTGGGTTATGACGGACATTCTTTCTCCTTTTAAGGATTTTATATACCTGGTTTGTGCCATATTTGATTCAAATATTATTTCTTAAAAAAGGGGTAAGCAATCAGGCATCCTGAATATTAGCTTTCTCAATTTATAAAATCATGAAAAACACTGACGTTATGAATTTAGATAAAAAAAGCTAGTGGGAATTAATATTAATGTCTAACTATAAGCTTGCTTTTTCTTCTTCTTTTTAGATATTTTAGCACGACTGTTGAAGTCCAATGCCAATTGCAGCCAATATTCCAGCTCTTTGTCAAGGACGACTCATAATTAAAAGCCAGGAAAGGAAGAGATTTCTAATTCCCCTTCCAAGCAAATGTATTTCGCGTAACGTAAAGGATTTAGCCATATGATCAATACTTATTAGAGCGATGGAATCGGTATCCCACCTTTTTAGAATGAACTCAATAATAAATACAAAATTTGAAATTGAAGTTCAACAGTTTTGGGATTGCTAGGAAATTGATTTAGAGGTAACTTATTGATTGAAATTTGTTGCAGTAGTTCGGAATTGTTCATGACCTACCTCCTCTTTTGTTAATACTTCTCGATCGAAATAAAACCCGTGGAACTATTTTATAATTTAGGCTAACTATTCAGCGCCTTCTTTGTGTTTTCATAATCATATGTGGTTACCTCCAAGCGATGTCCATAGGGATCACAGAAATAAACGGAGTAAGCTTGCTGGTGATCAACTGCAGACTGGGATGTGACGGGTTGACCGCGATGATCCGAAAGTTTCAGGTCAGTCACACGTTTGAGGAATTCAACAAAGTTTACAGCATTTACACGGAAAGCAACACGGTGGAAACCAGTCGGTTCTCTCCGGCCTTGCGGTTGACCTTCAAATAAGGCAAGCTTGGTATTGCCGTTATCGCTGGAAATCATCAACGGTCCGCGTGGATCTTCAGCCCAATGTTCGTAACTCTTTACTATTTCTAATCCCAACACTTTCTCATACCACTCAGCAGCTTCATAACGGTTTGGTACAAATAGTTCGATGTGATCTACTTGTTTCACTTGGAAAATTTTATCGGTTTCCGTAGGACTCATGACTCTAATTTAATAATTCTGGTGCGAATTGCTCCTTCTGTCCGTCCGAAATGTTTTGCAAGTTCCTTAACTGGCGTCTCATTGAAAATCATTTCAGTCAATTCAAGATCCAATTCATCTGTCCAGGGAAGATAAGCAGCTTTATGTTTTTTCCTAATTCTTCCAACAACGTAAGTCTTACTATTCTCTTCTTGAATCTCCATGCCATGAATTTTCGTTTCTATTTCTGTGGTTGTTGGCTCAAGAATGCTAATCCTGGACCTGGGTAGAAGTTCTTTTGGAATATTCAGCGAGTTTTTTGTTCTTGTTGCAGCCACATACAGTAAATTAATTTCTTCTGCCAGTCTTCTTTTTTCAAAACTTTCCTCCTCTTTATCTATTATTTTTAGTATATCATTCTCATTGATGAAATCATTCACCAATGTTACATCATCGTATTCCATTCCTTTACAACGGTGCACAGTGGAGAAAATCATTTCAGCTTTGTCCTTTTGATTGTCAGGTAAATGCTTGCTTTTTACTTCTTTGATCAGGTCTGGCAAGTCATTTCCGTATTTCTCGACAATTTCAACCATCATTCCTAATTCAGCATCCTCTGTTTTGTCAATGTATTCTTCTAATTCAGCGATGCTATGCATGGATTTGATGAGCTTATCTCTTACCAGGTGATAATTGCCGTTGTATAAGTTTAACACGTCGTAAATGGAAGCCCCTTCACCGGCGTAAGTGTAGGAATTAATATTTCCTTCAAAGTAGGCGTTTTTAATTTCCCGCTTTTCGATAAGAAGTTCGATGGCTTTGACCAACAAGAATAGATTTGTCCTGGCGATTGTTACCTTGGATTTTTCAGTATCGGAATTTCCTGCGCCTATAATCTTAACAGGCTTATATTCCATAAAATGCTTTTTCCAATCTAGAATTCTGGTTGCCAGCAATGCAATTTCAGGATCGAATCGAAAACTAGTGCTTAAACTGAGGCTTGGGTAATCTACTTCTTCCAATGAGTTAATGGCATAGCGCCAGCCATATATCTGTTGATGAGTATCGCCAACTATGACTTTGGTTGATTTTTGCTTCAGGAACACATCAAGCATCGCAGGCGAAGCGTCCTGTCCTTCATCAAAAAGAATATAGTCGTAGGTCAAAGATGGGTTCGCCAGTTGAAATTTCTTTAAATAGAAGTCATGTGTGATTTCGGTTTCTCTGTTCTCCATTTTAGCCAGCAAAACCCGGGTTTGTTTGAGAATCATATCATAATAATTCTCGACAAATGTTTTTGCTTTTTGGTCGGTGATTGTATCAAGATAATTTAGGGATTGAACCTTGTTTACACTATTGTTGCAGAAGTAACAAGTGAATTTATTGATATGGTTGGCAATAATATATGCTGTGTGTTTTTCTTTGAATCCGCTCAATCCAAGCAGATCCTTTATTTGATAAGTTTTATAGGCGGGAACCAGCTGATAATTTTTGCCTTTTACAATGTGATGATAAGCAAGTGAGTGGGCCGTTTCAATCCTGACATTGTTTAGTCCGGCTTTTTTAAATTTCCGTTCTGCCTCTAACTTTACAGATTTGTTGAAAGCGAGATAAAGGATCTTCTTATTCTTGGGCCTTGCTTTAGCATATTCAAGGATGGTAGTAGTCTTTCCCGATCCCGCTACCGCATTAATTTTGATGTTTCCCGAAGTGGCAATGATTTCCTTTTGTTCGTTAGTCAGTCTCATTTTTGATTACTCTTTATTTCACAGTAGTTTTAACAAACCAGGAATAGGTCTTATATAATTGAATTTGACTCTTGAGAGAATGTCATCATGCAAACCCCGTCTATTTGATAATTTTAAGATTCCTAATTGTTTTGAATGAATAAAGCAATTAAAAGCAATTTAATCAAGAATTTGTCCCAATTTTTACATAGTGCACATGTAATTTCAAAATCCCAGTGGCTGAACCCCTTGCCAACCAGCTCAGGTCTCCCAGGAAAATATTCACTTTACTGTGAGTGTAAAAAATATCAACACTTAATTTATTTTTTGAAATTTATGGCAGAACGCCGCAATAAATGGAGAATTTATGAGGTGATGATGCCAAAACTAACTTGCAGATGAGAAGAGCCCTTCATATTTTACCATAGTGGAATTTTACAGTTATTAAGGAAAATGCAAAAAAACCTCCTATTTAGTGGTCTGTTTTTATTCATCATGGGTTTTGCGTGGCCGTGGATCCAAAAAATCGGTTTAGGCAGACTGCCAGGTGATATCGTAATCGAGCTGGAAAATTTTCGATTTATCGGTAATCATGTGGTTAAACCAAAAATGACACCTTTATTCTCAACACCCTGCGACTCCTATCAGGGTGGCTAAATGAAAAATAATTGAATAAATCATGTCTCGAATCCTGCTCATTTTCCCAACATCTACCTATCGTGCAAGTGCATTTATGGCAGCTACGGTTTCTTTAAATATTGAACCGGTCATTGCCACGGATCGGAAGCAGGTATTAGCCGATCTGGTTCCCAACACAACCCTGGCATTGAATCTCCATAAACCTGTATTAGCTGTGAATAAAATTATGAAATATGCCCAGGCAAAACCATTTTCAGCTATAGTTGGAGTGGATGAAGAAACAGTGATCCTGGCAGCTATGGCGAGTAAAGCTCTGGACCTGCCTCATAACCCAATTGCAGCTGTTCAGGCGACACGAGACAAATTTTTGATGCGGCAGAAATTACAAACTCACGGACTTCTGTCACCGAAGTTTGAGAAATGCCAGGTTGACCAGGATGCCGGTATTGTTGCAAAAAAGGCTGGTTATCCTTGTGTTCTTAAGCCCATCTCATTGTCGGCAAGCCGGGGTGTAATTCGGGCGAATACTGAAGATGAATTTCTTATCGCATTTCAGATGATCCGGGATTTGTTATCCGATCCTGAGATCATAAGACAAAGTGATAACACACAAAAACATATCCTGGTGGAGGATTATATTCCCGGAAATGAGTACGCAGTCGAAGGTGTTCTGATCGATGGAGAATTAAAAATCCTCGCTTTATTTGATAAACCGGATCCGTTGGAAGGACCGTATTTTGCTGAAACTATTTATGTGACGCCCTCAAAATTATCTCACAAACAACAAGAAAAAATCTTTCGTACTATCGGGAAAGCAGCAAAAGCCATCGGGT includes these proteins:
- the ychF gene encoding redox-regulated ATPase YchF is translated as MGFKCGIIGLPNVGKSTLFNALTSQQVAASNYPFCTVDPNHGIVPLEDPRLEIIRKISGSAKAVPTTLDFIDIAGLVKGASKGEGLGNQFLSNIQQVDALAHVVRCFEEEDVAHIESELNPVRDVEIVNLELILKDIEILTKRKQTLNRTSRAGDKVARKEKEILEAILDEINEEKMINELKLDEYTFGLLKSLGVLSNKPILYIANVDEDHLTDSPFVKSLFEFARGKNAGVLQISCKAQAEISQLDPESQELFLQELGLDETSLQKLVRAGYELLHLITFFTANENETHAWTVPAGTNVQQAAGKIHSDFEEGFIRAEVMKIADLEEQGSEHALRELGLIAVHGRDYLVEDGDVVFYKVRG
- a CDS encoding DUF454 family protein, yielding MEKSKWHGYGKTIRRIAGFLLLVLGVLGLFLPILPGIVFLLLAAALFGRDSIIGRWLHDRIHWFVEKAKKLSKKE
- a CDS encoding phosphoribosylaminoimidazolesuccinocarboxamide synthase, producing MSVITQLNCPRLNFLRRGKVREIYDFGDRLLIVATDRISAFDFVMPNGIPQKGQVLTQLSRFWFGKTEQITKNHLISTELAEFPSVCLEYKDQLEKRSMLVIKTEPLLVECIVRGYISGSGWKDYKRTGAISGIELPQNLQESDRLAEPIFTPSTKSDTGHDENISYDQMVDIIGAELSQTVKERSIEVYNWARSYGEERGIIIADTKFEFGERDGEIYLIDEVLTPDSSRFWPMDQYQPGRAQMSFDKQYVRDYLESIGWEKQPPVPELPANVVKNTSAKYTEALRLLSGETL
- a CDS encoding DUF2905 domain-containing protein, with translation MQKNLLFSGLFLFIMGFAWPWIQKIGLGRLPGDIVIELENFRFIGNHVVKPKMTPLFSTPCDSYQGG
- a CDS encoding ATP-dependent helicase, producing MRLTNEQKEIIATSGNIKINAVAGSGKTTTILEYAKARPKNKKILYLAFNKSVKLEAERKFKKAGLNNVRIETAHSLAYHHIVKGKNYQLVPAYKTYQIKDLLGLSGFKEKHTAYIIANHINKFTCYFCNNSVNKVQSLNYLDTITDQKAKTFVENYYDMILKQTRVLLAKMENRETEITHDFYLKKFQLANPSLTYDYILFDEGQDASPAMLDVFLKQKSTKVIVGDTHQQIYGWRYAINSLEEVDYPSLSLSTSFRFDPEIALLATRILDWKKHFMEYKPVKIIGAGNSDTEKSKVTIARTNLFLLVKAIELLIEKREIKNAYFEGNINSYTYAGEGASIYDVLNLYNGNYHLVRDKLIKSMHSIAELEEYIDKTEDAELGMMVEIVEKYGNDLPDLIKEVKSKHLPDNQKDKAEMIFSTVHRCKGMEYDDVTLVNDFINENDILKIIDKEEESFEKRRLAEEINLLYVAATRTKNSLNIPKELLPRSRISILEPTTTEIETKIHGMEIQEENSKTYVVGRIRKKHKAAYLPWTDELDLELTEMIFNETPVKELAKHFGRTEGAIRTRIIKLES
- a CDS encoding VOC family protein, whose protein sequence is MSPTETDKIFQVKQVDHIELFVPNRYEAAEWYEKVLGLEIVKSYEHWAEDPRGPLMISSDNGNTKLALFEGQPQGRREPTGFHRVAFRVNAVNFVEFLKRVTDLKLSDHRGQPVTSQSAVDHQQAYSVYFCDPYGHRLEVTTYDYENTKKALNS
- a CDS encoding ATP-grasp domain-containing protein, which codes for MSRILLIFPTSTYRASAFMAATVSLNIEPVIATDRKQVLADLVPNTTLALNLHKPVLAVNKIMKYAQAKPFSAIVGVDEETVILAAMASKALDLPHNPIAAVQATRDKFLMRQKLQTHGLLSPKFEKCQVDQDAGIVAKKAGYPCVLKPISLSASRGVIRANTEDEFLIAFQMIRDLLSDPEIIRQSDNTQKHILVEDYIPGNEYAVEGVLIDGELKILALFDKPDPLEGPYFAETIYVTPSKLSHKQQEKIFRTIGKAAKAIGLQRGPIHAELRLNENGVYVIEIANRTIGGYCSEVLKFSNGISLEDVVLMNAIGMDISYIKRETQAAGVMMIPPPSAGIFQEVKSKDRALQVEGIESIIISIPIGQKVEVLPKSSRYLGFIFARGESPEFVENAIREAYGELEILIQPNGRTDAIPHSNANQ
- a CDS encoding DUF3667 domain-containing protein, whose translation is MTKESSKEKHCLNCGEVLTKDYCGNCGQKRTHLNVPFKHLLSDFLGNVFTFDAKFFRTFVPLLTKPGLLTVRFNAGQRVRYVSPFRLYLFISVIFFFTLALSDVKLFKVTKMPKAQDTDATVQPNTETRTDPVAPDTSEVQLKEDSERERSTSKSLKNKFFINLKKANENPELVNAILVRRLPQLMFLMVPVFALFVKLMYWRSDPFYVNHLVFGLYFHSFAFLILFVMKLFFMISHKPIVMLLAFAIPVYLFLSLKRVYSQSIVMTISKLLVLLVCYIVVVFVSIIFVAFGTILLYE